The Acidithiobacillus thiooxidans ATCC 19377 DNA window GCGGGTTGCTGCCATTACCTGTCGTCATACCGCCGGATTCCAGTCAGACGCTTTCGTCTGTTGACTTTTCTGGAGAGGATAACGCTGCCACCCATATGGGTGGTAGCGGGAATCAGTCAGCACAAGTATCAGAAAAGTCTGTCTTGCCCCGGTCTTCGCAACCGGGTCTTTTACAGGTGGCAGATGCTGATCACCCGGTTACGGACGGAAAATTGACTGCTTCAGTAGCGCGTTCGGCCATCCAAGATGGGTCAGCATCACAAATTGTCGGACATTTTCTGCAGAATCTCGCCCAGGCATTCGCTGCGAGTTCCACTACCGGCCCACAATCTATCGCATCAAGTGCTTTCAGCAATTCCTGGGTCGATCCTTCCACGCAATTATTGAAGACCGTTTCTGATTCGGGAGTCGGTCTTGTGGGTAATAGCGCAGCGCCGTTACTTGCCAGCACGATTATGTTACCACCCGCTGCATCTACGCCTACTGCGCAGGTTGTGGCCGCCCCGGTCGGTGCGAATCCGCAGTGGGGCGAAGCTCTGGGGCAGCAGGTTCAGTTCCTGTTGGGGCAGGGGATTCAGCAGGCAACATTACAACTCAATCCGCCGCATTTAGGTCCTCTGGAAGTGCATTTGGATATTCAGGCCAATGGACAGGCAAATGCGACTTTTATATCGCCCCATCCGGAGGTTCTGCAGGCCATTAGTACGGCCATCCCGCAGTTACAACAAAGCTTTGCCGCTGCGGGGATGAGTCTTGGTCAAGCCAATGTAGGTGCAGATAGCGGTGGACGGTTTTTTTCTAAAAACAGATCAACCCCGGCGGACACTGTCAAATCCATGACAGAGCCGCTGGAGAGTACGACGCCTTCCACTGTTCTTAAAGTGCATTTGGGTCTGATCAATGCTTTTGCATGAATCTTGCAATGTCCTGACACTCCATATACGGTGACGCCATGGTACAGGATATTCTTTCTCAGGATGAAGTGGATGCCCTATTTAAGGGCATGTCAGATGGTGATGTCGAAATACACGCTGAACCTGAGCCTGATCCGGGCGGTATCCGTCCCTATGATCTGGCGAATCAGGATCGGATTGTGCGTGGCCGCATGCCCACTTTGGAGGTGGTCAACGAACGCTTTGCACGACTATGGCGGGTCAGTCTGTTTAATTTTCTCCGCCGTACCGCTGAAATTTCTGTGGGTCCGGTGCGCTTAATTAAATACAGTGAATTTATACGCAGACTGGTCGTTCCCAGTAATATCAATATTGTGCAAATCAAACCCTTGCGGGGTTCGGCATTGTTTGTTTTTGATCCGCGCCTGATTTTCGCCGTGGTAGATAATTATTTCGGCGGTGATGGACGTTTTCATGCGCGTATTGAAGGCCGTGAATTCACGCCTCTGGAACAAAGAATCATTAAACGGTTGCTGGATCTGGCATTTAAGGACTTTAAAAATGCCTGGACTCCGGTGACTGAACTGAATCCGGAACTAACCCGTTCCGAGGTGAACCCGCAATTTGTCAGCATTGCCACACCCACGGAAGTAGTGATTGTCAGTACGTTCAATGTTGAGCTGGAGTCGGGGAGTGGTACGTTTGAGATCTGTCTGCCTTATGGCATGGTAGAACCCGTCCGCGATCAGTTGACCGCCGGAACGACGGCCGACCGCTCGGAAATTGACCGACGCTGGGTACAATCCATGCAGGACGAAATGCAGGAGGCCTCTCTGGAACTGGAAGTACACTTTCTGCAAACGCAACTGACTCTTCGGCAATTATTGGCGCTCCGTGATGGAGACATTATTCCTGTAGAAATGCCCGAGGAGGTTTTTGCTCAGGTGGATGGAATCCCGATTTTTTCCGGGCGTTATGGGGTTTCTAACGGAAAAATTGCTGTGCAGTTGGAAAAACATTTATGTCCGGAAATGATTGCCGGGCAGGCAGCTATGGCCGCTATGGAGAACTAAAAGATGGCTGAAGAACAGAATACCCCGGCGGCGTCTGCAACAGAGTCTGCTGACAATGCTCAGGCTGACGATATTATGGCTGATTGGGCGGCAGCAATGAGCGAACAGGAGGCTGCAGAAACAACTGCTGAGAATCCTTCCAGATCTGTTTCCGGAGAGGCAGGGGCCACTGCAGAGCAGAGTGTTCCTTCTTCTGCCGCATCTGCAAAAACAGCAACACCCGTGCCCATGCCGGAATTACAAGCTTCCCGATCGACCGGAACCCAGGCACAAAATCTCGATATGATACTGGATATTCCAGTAACCCTTTCGGTGGAATTGGGGAAAACCAAAATTCAGATTCGTAATTTGTTGCAGCTTGCCCAAGGTTCTGTGGTCGAGTTGGAGCGGCTTGCCGGTGAACCCATGGATGTGTTGGTCAACGGTTATCTGATCGCCCAGGGCGAGGTTGTGCTGGTGAATGACAAATTTGGTATCCGCTTGACCGATATTGTCAGCCCGGCAGAGCGCGCCAAAAAATTGCGATGAAACGTCTTTTTGAAGCGCCAAAATTTTGGCTGATCTTCTGGGTATTGTCCGGGTTCAGTCCCTTGGCCCAAGCCAGTACTCCCGCCGTGATGGACACGGGTAGTCCCTTTTCCTGGATGTCCATATTGCAGTTGTTTGCCGCTTTGTTGTTTGTATTGGCTGTATTTTTTGTGGTGATCTGGATGCTCAAACATTTCCAGCCGGGCGCAATGAATAACCCGGTTGCCGGGCTCAAAGTAGTGACATCCCTGCCTTTGGGTACGCGGGAACGTCTTTTGCTAGTACAGGTCGGAGAGCAGCAATTGCTACTTGGGGTAACACCAACAGGCATTCATCTGTTGCATACCCTGGAGACAGCGCTGCCCGATACGACCAGTAATTCAGCAACGGCTTTTGCCAGCTGGTTACGTACTGCGATGGAGAGGCGTAAGCAAGGAACATGGAGCCCAAACACCCCAGTCCCCAAGGGAAATATAAAAACCGGCGATCAACATCCGCCTTCAGGAGATTCTTCACCGGACTGATGGTTTTTTTCCTGCCGGGGATTGCGCTGGCAGGAGGACTCCCGGCCCTGACCGCAACGCCACAGGCTGGAGGTGCTACCGAGTACAGCCTCAGCATCCAAACCCTGATTTTCATGACCGTGCTGGTTTTCCTGCCAGCCATGTTACTGATGATGACCGCATTTACCCGCATCATCATTGTGTTATCCCTGCTCAAACAAGCTCTTGGTTCTACCCAGATGCCTCCGAGTCAAATTATTGTCGGACTTTCCCTGTTTTTGACGTTTTTTGTGATGGCTCCAGTTTTTCAGCAGCTCAATACTCAGGCCCTGCAGCCATTAACCAAAAACCAGATCAACCTCACTGAGGCCATGTCTCGTGCCGAAGGGCCCCTGCGAACATTTATGCTTTCCCAGACCAGACCGGATGACCTGGCGCTTTTTGTCAAATTATCCGGACATAAGCAGTTGCAGGCCCCTGCCGATACGCCCATGACTTTGCTTGTTCCAGCTTTTGTGACTTCCGAACTGAAAACCGGGTTTCAGATCGGTTTTCTGATATTTATTCCTTTTGTCATCATTGATCTGGTCGTGGCAGCGGTGCTGATGTCCATGGGCATGATGATGTTGTCACCCGTCACCATCTCTTTTCCTTTCAAGCTGATGCTTTTTGTGCTGGTCAATGGCTGGGATCTGGTGATTGGTTCGCTGGTACAAAGTTTCGTGCATTGAGGAGAAACTATTATGACTCCTGTAAGTGTTATTGATGTGGGGCAACAGGCCATCTGGACGACGCTTCTGCTTTCTGCTCCGCTCTTGGGTATTGCTCTGGTGGTCGGGGTGCTGGTCAGCATTTTCCAGGCGGCTACACAAATAAACGAAATGACCCTGAGTTTTGTGCCCAAGGTGATCGCCATGGGCTTGGTCATGGTTATTCTCGGACCCTGGATGTTGCATTTGATGATGGATTATACCATCCAGCTTTTTCATAATATTCCTCATCTTATTGATCAATGATTCACTTTACCAGTCTGCAATTAGAGCACTGGATCGGTCTGGTCTTCTGGCCTTTCGTACGGGTATTGGCGTTACTTTCCACTGCCCCGGTATTCAGTGCGACGCAAGTGCCTGTCCAGGTTCGGGTAGGCCTGGCTCTACTTATCAGCGTGGCAATTGCCCCGGCATTGCCCGCCATGCCTGCCGTGCATTTCCTGAGTG harbors:
- the fliP gene encoding flagellar type III secretion system pore protein FliP (The bacterial flagellar biogenesis protein FliP forms a type III secretion system (T3SS)-type pore required for flagellar assembly.) — its product is MVFFLPGIALAGGLPALTATPQAGGATEYSLSIQTLIFMTVLVFLPAMLLMMTAFTRIIIVLSLLKQALGSTQMPPSQIIVGLSLFLTFFVMAPVFQQLNTQALQPLTKNQINLTEAMSRAEGPLRTFMLSQTRPDDLALFVKLSGHKQLQAPADTPMTLLVPAFVTSELKTGFQIGFLIFIPFVIIDLVVAAVLMSMGMMMLSPVTISFPFKLMLFVLVNGWDLVIGSLVQSFVH
- the fliO gene encoding flagellar biosynthetic protein FliO — protein: MKRLFEAPKFWLIFWVLSGFSPLAQASTPAVMDTGSPFSWMSILQLFAALLFVLAVFFVVIWMLKHFQPGAMNNPVAGLKVVTSLPLGTRERLLLVQVGEQQLLLGVTPTGIHLLHTLETALPDTTSNSATAFASWLRTAMERRKQGTWSPNTPVPKGNIKTGDQHPPSGDSSPD
- the fliN gene encoding flagellar motor switch protein FliN, whose amino-acid sequence is MAEEQNTPAASATESADNAQADDIMADWAAAMSEQEAAETTAENPSRSVSGEAGATAEQSVPSSAASAKTATPVPMPELQASRSTGTQAQNLDMILDIPVTLSVELGKTKIQIRNLLQLAQGSVVELERLAGEPMDVLVNGYLIAQGEVVLVNDKFGIRLTDIVSPAERAKKLR
- a CDS encoding flagellar hook-length control protein FliK, producing MAAVSIVNLVSSSSLASNPVGKGSAPAGKEKSDSTKFAAVMAKQQSRETPPPQKSTEHPQHDIGANPSGHSQSSAETTQADAANSLQPVSGKSLPQPQSNIRAQNGTVSKDSDPKKSKDQPANSSIVMTENLPSGLLPLPVVIPPDSSQTLSSVDFSGEDNAATHMGGSGNQSAQVSEKSVLPRSSQPGLLQVADADHPVTDGKLTASVARSAIQDGSASQIVGHFLQNLAQAFAASSTTGPQSIASSAFSNSWVDPSTQLLKTVSDSGVGLVGNSAAPLLASTIMLPPAASTPTAQVVAAPVGANPQWGEALGQQVQFLLGQGIQQATLQLNPPHLGPLEVHLDIQANGQANATFISPHPEVLQAISTAIPQLQQSFAAAGMSLGQANVGADSGGRFFSKNRSTPADTVKSMTEPLESTTPSTVLKVHLGLINAFA
- the fliQ gene encoding flagellar biosynthesis protein FliQ, whose protein sequence is MTPVSVIDVGQQAIWTTLLLSAPLLGIALVVGVLVSIFQAATQINEMTLSFVPKVIAMGLVMVILGPWMLHLMMDYTIQLFHNIPHLIDQ
- the fliM gene encoding flagellar motor switch protein FliM, whose translation is MVQDILSQDEVDALFKGMSDGDVEIHAEPEPDPGGIRPYDLANQDRIVRGRMPTLEVVNERFARLWRVSLFNFLRRTAEISVGPVRLIKYSEFIRRLVVPSNINIVQIKPLRGSALFVFDPRLIFAVVDNYFGGDGRFHARIEGREFTPLEQRIIKRLLDLAFKDFKNAWTPVTELNPELTRSEVNPQFVSIATPTEVVIVSTFNVELESGSGTFEICLPYGMVEPVRDQLTAGTTADRSEIDRRWVQSMQDEMQEASLELEVHFLQTQLTLRQLLALRDGDIIPVEMPEEVFAQVDGIPIFSGRYGVSNGKIAVQLEKHLCPEMIAGQAAMAAMEN